A single Pseudodesulfovibrio aespoeensis Aspo-2 DNA region contains:
- the hisB gene encoding imidazoleglycerol-phosphate dehydratase HisB produces MGKRTATVKRATKETDISLTLTLEGEGRVEVDTGIGFADHMLTLAAFWAGFDLDLTCKGDLEIDSHHSLEDIGLCLGQALSEALGDKRGIVRVASAKVPMDEALAEVVVDLSGRPYIVYDDALLPDIIAGDEKDIWREFLKSFAYKAGMNLHVRYEYGQNGHHLLEAAFKAMGIALAQAVRIGRAGVSSTKGSLD; encoded by the coding sequence ATGGGCAAGCGCACGGCCACGGTGAAGAGGGCCACCAAGGAAACAGACATCAGCCTGACCCTGACCCTTGAGGGCGAGGGCCGGGTGGAGGTGGACACGGGCATCGGCTTTGCCGACCACATGCTCACCCTGGCCGCCTTCTGGGCCGGGTTCGACCTCGACCTGACCTGCAAGGGCGACCTTGAAATCGACTCCCATCACAGTCTTGAGGACATCGGTCTGTGCCTTGGACAGGCGTTGTCCGAAGCCCTTGGCGACAAGCGGGGCATTGTCCGCGTGGCCTCGGCCAAGGTGCCCATGGACGAGGCGCTGGCAGAGGTGGTGGTCGATCTTTCAGGCAGGCCGTACATCGTCTATGACGACGCCCTGCTGCCAGACATCATCGCCGGGGACGAAAAGGACATCTGGCGCGAATTTCTCAAGTCTTTTGCCTATAAAGCGGGCATGAACCTGCACGTCAGGTATGAATACGGCCAAAACGGCCACCATCTGCTCGAAGCCGCCTTCAAGGCCATGGGCATTGCCCTGGCCCAGGCCGTCCGCATCGGACGCGCGGGCGTCTCCAGCACCAAAGGGAGTCTTGACTGA
- a CDS encoding IS1595-like element ISDae1 family transposase, which translates to MYERKSRLSPQKRARLIEHFIAGTTARAAAQLVDVNKNTAATFFTRLRKIIADEMEKASPFDGEIEVDESYFGGVRKGKRGRGAAGKVPVFGLLKRGGRVYTVMIPNARSTTLLPIMERMILPDSIVYTDAFRSYDALDVSDFHHVRINHSERFVDRQNHINGIENFWNQAKRHLRRFNGIPRDSFFLFLKECEWRFNCGDHKMLLKQLKKWINQRGKS; encoded by the coding sequence ATGTACGAAAGGAAAAGCAGGCTCAGCCCACAGAAGCGGGCCAGGCTCATTGAGCACTTCATTGCCGGCACAACGGCACGTGCTGCCGCTCAACTGGTGGACGTCAACAAGAACACGGCGGCCACGTTTTTCACTCGGCTGAGGAAAATCATTGCCGATGAGATGGAAAAGGCATCGCCATTCGACGGTGAGATTGAAGTTGATGAGAGCTATTTCGGAGGAGTCAGGAAAGGCAAGCGCGGTCGAGGTGCTGCAGGGAAAGTCCCTGTTTTCGGCTTGTTGAAGCGTGGAGGGCGGGTTTATACGGTCATGATCCCAAACGCCCGGAGCACGACACTTCTCCCCATCATGGAGCGCATGATCTTGCCGGACAGTATCGTGTACACTGACGCTTTCAGAAGCTATGATGCGCTGGATGTCTCGGACTTCCACCATGTGCGGATCAATCACTCTGAAAGGTTCGTGGACAGGCAAAACCACATCAATGGGATTGAGAACTTTTGGAACCAAGCCAAGCGCCACCTCCGCCGGTTCAACGGCATCCCCAGGGACAGTTTTTTCCTGTTCCTTAAAGAGTGTGAGTGGCGGTTCAATTGTGGTGACCATAAAATGTTACTCAAGCAACTGAAAAAGTGGATTAATCAGCGGGGAAAATCCTAG